A single genomic interval of Persephonella atlantica harbors:
- a CDS encoding YtxH domain-containing protein, with translation MKRGTLAIIVGVLAGAVGAYFATQRRDEIMQKLNEIQSAVKEAEITGKAKAIASDLVDKIKELVKKGDEMTKEQREKVLEEVESKIKKLEEVIRRG, from the coding sequence ATGAAAAGAGGAACACTGGCAATCATCGTTGGAGTACTTGCTGGAGCAGTAGGTGCATATTTTGCAACACAGAGAAGAGACGAGATTATGCAGAAACTAAACGAAATCCAGTCTGCTGTAAAAGAGGCTGAAATTACAGGTAAGGCAAAGGCTATAGCCTCAGACCTTGTTGATAAGATAAAGGAGCTTGTCAAAAAAGGTGATGAGATGACAAAAGAGCAGAGAGAAAAGGTTCTGGAAGAAGTAGAATCTAAGATTAAGAAGTTAGAGGAGGTTATAAGGAGAGGTTAA